In the Synechococcus sp. Nb3U1 genome, one interval contains:
- the rplB gene encoding 50S ribosomal protein L2, which produces MGIRTFRPYTPSTRQMTVSSFEELSRDENGKRHRPEKSLLQFIHRKKGRNNRGIITSRRRGGGHKQLYRLIDFRRDKRGIPALVKTVEYDPNRNARISLVQYEDGEKRYILAPRYLEVGSTIVAGPEAPFEIGNAMALERIPLGTVVHNVELYPGRGGQIVRAAGAGAQVVAKEGKYVSLKLPSGEVRMIRAECYATIGQVGNVDHSNLSLGKAGRSRWLGRRPKVRGSVMNPVDHPHGGGEGRAPIGRSGPVTPWGKPTLGYKTRKRNKASNKLVVRGRRRGGRRNKGGRAAQ; this is translated from the coding sequence ATGGGCATTCGTACCTTCCGACCTTACACCCCCAGTACCCGTCAAATGACGGTTTCCAGTTTTGAGGAGCTGTCTCGGGACGAGAACGGTAAGCGCCACAGACCGGAAAAATCGCTGTTGCAATTTATCCATCGCAAGAAGGGACGCAATAACCGCGGTATCATCACCAGTCGGCGGCGGGGCGGCGGCCACAAGCAACTGTATCGACTGATTGATTTTCGCCGCGATAAGCGAGGGATCCCCGCCCTCGTCAAAACCGTCGAATACGATCCCAACCGCAACGCTCGCATTTCTTTAGTGCAGTACGAAGATGGTGAGAAGCGCTACATTCTCGCCCCTCGCTACTTAGAAGTGGGATCCACCATCGTGGCTGGGCCCGAGGCCCCCTTTGAGATCGGCAACGCCATGGCCTTAGAGCGGATCCCATTGGGAACCGTGGTACACAACGTTGAGCTATATCCCGGTCGTGGTGGACAAATTGTCCGTGCTGCCGGGGCTGGGGCTCAAGTGGTGGCCAAAGAGGGCAAGTATGTTTCTCTGAAGCTACCCTCCGGCGAGGTGCGCATGATCCGGGCTGAGTGCTACGCCACCATTGGACAGGTGGGCAACGTTGACCACAGCAACCTCAGTCTTGGAAAAGCCGGTCGCAGCCGTTGGTTGGGTCGCCGCCCGAAAGTACGTGGTTCGGTGATGAACCCCGTGGATCACCCCCATGGAGGCGGGGAAGGGCGGGCCCCGATTGGCCGCAGTGGCCCTGTCACTCCTTGGGGTAAACCCACCCTGGGATACAAAACGCGCAAACGCAACAAAGCCAGCAACAAGCTGGTGGTGCGAGGGCGTCGTCGCGGTGGCCGTCGTAACAAGGGCGGACGGGCGGCTCAATAG
- a CDS encoding 50S ribosomal protein L23 — protein sequence MTESKRILADVLLRPIITEKATVLMEQRKYTFEVMPTATKPLIRAAVEEMFGVRVTAVNTLQPARKQRRVGRFVGYRTRPKRAVVTLAEGDSITLFPDT from the coding sequence ATGACTGAGAGCAAGCGGATTCTGGCGGATGTATTGTTACGCCCGATCATCACGGAAAAAGCAACGGTACTGATGGAGCAGAGGAAATACACCTTTGAGGTCATGCCCACCGCCACCAAGCCCTTAATCCGGGCTGCCGTCGAAGAAATGTTCGGGGTGCGGGTCACTGCTGTGAACACCCTGCAACCTGCACGCAAGCAGCGGCGAGTCGGTCGTTTCGTCGGCTATCGCACCCGTCCTAAGCGGGCCGTGGTGACCTTGGCCGAAGGAGATTCCATTACCCTCTTCCCAGATACCTAA
- the rplC gene encoding 50S ribosomal protein L3, which translates to MVLGILGRKVGMTQIFSPEGLAIPVTVVQAGPCTVTQIKTQATDGYNALQVGYLPTTEKHLTQPQRGHLSKAGVSQPLRHLREFRIEQPESYQLGQSLTVEMFTPGQLLDVAGTSIGRGFAGNQKRHHFGRGPMSHGSKNHREPGSIGAGTTPGRVFPGLRMAGRLGATRVTTRKLQLVQVDVERDLLLIKGCVPGVEGGLLEITPAKQVGNKR; encoded by the coding sequence GTGGTGCTTGGCATCCTTGGAAGAAAAGTCGGCATGACCCAGATCTTCTCTCCGGAAGGTTTGGCCATTCCTGTCACGGTGGTGCAGGCGGGGCCTTGTACCGTCACGCAGATCAAAACCCAAGCCACAGATGGCTACAACGCTCTGCAGGTGGGCTACCTGCCTACCACCGAAAAGCACCTCACCCAACCCCAGCGGGGTCACCTTAGCAAGGCGGGTGTGTCGCAGCCGTTGCGTCATTTGCGCGAGTTTCGCATCGAGCAACCGGAAAGCTACCAGCTAGGTCAGTCCCTGACGGTAGAGATGTTTACCCCTGGCCAGTTGCTGGATGTGGCGGGCACCTCTATTGGGCGAGGATTTGCCGGCAACCAAAAGCGTCACCACTTCGGTCGTGGCCCCATGTCTCATGGTTCCAAAAACCACCGCGAACCAGGTTCTATCGGTGCCGGTACGACCCCTGGTCGCGTCTTTCCGGGGTTACGGATGGCAGGGCGACTGGGAGCCACCCGGGTTACCACCCGCAAGTTGCAGTTGGTGCAGGTGGATGTGGAGCGGGATCTGCTGTTGATCAAAGGCTGCGTGCCCGGTGTTGAGGGTGGATTGTTAGAAATCACTCCCGCCAAGCAAGTAGGTAACAAGCGCTAG
- a CDS encoding ABC transporter permease yields MTSLNRTGLSLSQWPWLILSVAVLLFLHLPLLVIVLYAFTPDEATLRFPLPGLTWHWFAVAWGRADIWRALFLSLRVALVATGVAVVLGSLAAAAVYRSRFFGRETISFLVLLPIALPGIVSGIALRSAINLLHIPFSFWTIVIGHATFCLVVVYNNVLARFRRMGRSQLEASADLGANPLQTFRHILLPELATALLAGSLLAFALSFDEIIVTTFTAGQQQTLPIWVLSQLTKPRQRPVINVVALGVISLTVLPIWLTHRFAQEKTTTR; encoded by the coding sequence ATGACATCCCTTAATCGCACTGGTTTGTCCCTCTCCCAATGGCCTTGGCTGATTCTGTCAGTGGCAGTGTTGCTCTTTCTCCATCTACCCCTGCTGGTGATCGTTCTTTATGCGTTTACCCCTGATGAGGCCACCTTGCGCTTTCCGTTGCCGGGGCTGACGTGGCATTGGTTTGCGGTGGCGTGGGGGCGGGCGGATATTTGGCGGGCTCTATTTTTATCTTTGCGGGTGGCGCTAGTGGCTACAGGGGTAGCAGTGGTGCTGGGATCCCTGGCGGCAGCGGCAGTCTATCGCAGCCGATTTTTTGGCCGTGAGACCATTTCTTTTTTGGTGCTGCTGCCAATTGCTTTGCCGGGCATTGTCTCTGGAATTGCTCTGCGCTCAGCAATCAATTTACTGCACATTCCCTTTAGCTTTTGGACGATTGTCATCGGTCATGCCACCTTTTGTTTGGTGGTGGTGTACAACAACGTGCTGGCCCGGTTTCGCCGCATGGGGCGCTCGCAACTGGAAGCCTCTGCCGATCTAGGGGCCAATCCTCTGCAAACCTTTCGACATATCCTTTTACCTGAACTGGCCACGGCACTACTGGCGGGATCCTTGCTGGCCTTCGCCCTATCTTTTGATGAGATCATCGTCACCACCTTCACCGCCGGACAGCAACAAACCTTGCCGATCTGGGTGTTGAGTCAACTGACCAAGCCCCGACAGCGCCCGGTGATCAATGTGGTGGCTTTGGGGGTCATCAGCTTGACCGTGCTGCCCATCTGGCTAACCCATCGCTTCGCCCAAGAGAAGACCACAACTCGCTAA
- a CDS encoding homoserine dehydrogenase yields the protein MVYRVGLLGLGTVGTGVVQILQRPGHFLLQAVDIGAVGVRSLNKPREVQIPPERLTTDLERIVSDPEIDVVIELMGGLEPARSLILKAIDHGKQVITANKAVIARHGAEIFQAAAQAKVSVLLEAAVAGGIPILQPLQQSLRANQIRAVWGIINGTTNFILSQMTQEDSSFEEALAVAQARGYAEADPSADVEGWDAADKIAILASLAFGVPVQREAIPCEGIRDISATDIRYAREWGFTFKLLAIAQRSPLAASSASPSQLDIRVHPTLLPLTHPLASINGVENAVLVQGDPLGQVVLSGPGAGRGPTASAVVGDLLTLIAHLQTGAQAPNPLLGFSPLLTFPVGDAEQPGLKAGIPLAELEAEFYVRVLAQDQPGVIGAIGTCFGNHRVSLESITQKECHREQAEIVILTHTVREADCQQAIAEIRQLPQVAGIPGLFRVLR from the coding sequence GTGGTCTATCGGGTTGGGCTACTGGGGCTAGGCACCGTGGGCACGGGCGTGGTGCAAATTTTGCAGCGTCCAGGCCATTTTCTCTTGCAGGCAGTGGATATCGGCGCGGTGGGGGTGCGCTCGCTGAATAAACCTCGGGAAGTGCAAATCCCCCCTGAGCGCTTGACCACCGATCTGGAGCGCATCGTGTCCGATCCGGAGATCGATGTGGTGATCGAGCTGATGGGGGGCCTTGAACCGGCTCGCAGCCTCATCCTGAAGGCCATCGACCATGGCAAACAGGTGATTACTGCCAACAAGGCTGTGATCGCTCGTCATGGGGCAGAGATCTTTCAGGCAGCCGCCCAAGCCAAAGTCTCTGTGCTCCTAGAAGCTGCCGTCGCGGGTGGGATCCCGATTCTACAACCCTTACAACAATCTTTGCGGGCCAACCAAATCCGGGCAGTTTGGGGCATCATCAATGGCACCACCAATTTCATCCTCAGCCAGATGACCCAGGAGGACAGCTCGTTTGAGGAAGCCCTAGCGGTTGCCCAAGCCCGCGGCTACGCAGAAGCGGATCCCAGTGCGGATGTGGAAGGTTGGGATGCCGCCGATAAGATCGCCATTTTGGCTAGCCTCGCTTTTGGGGTGCCGGTACAGCGGGAAGCCATCCCCTGCGAAGGGATCCGCGACATTAGTGCCACCGATATTCGCTACGCGCGGGAGTGGGGCTTTACCTTTAAACTCCTGGCCATTGCCCAACGCTCGCCGCTCGCGGCAAGTTCTGCCAGCCCCTCCCAGTTGGATATTCGGGTTCACCCCACCCTTTTGCCCTTGACCCATCCTTTGGCCAGTATCAACGGTGTGGAGAATGCTGTCTTGGTGCAAGGGGATCCCCTCGGGCAGGTGGTGTTGTCGGGGCCAGGGGCAGGGCGGGGGCCAACGGCCAGTGCGGTGGTTGGGGATCTGCTCACCCTAATCGCCCATCTGCAAACCGGTGCCCAGGCTCCCAATCCTTTGCTGGGGTTCTCCCCCTTGCTGACCTTTCCCGTAGGCGATGCGGAGCAACCGGGGCTGAAAGCCGGGATCCCGTTGGCAGAATTGGAGGCAGAGTTTTACGTGCGGGTATTGGCTCAGGATCAGCCAGGGGTGATCGGGGCGATTGGCACCTGCTTTGGTAACCACCGGGTCAGTCTGGAGAGCATCACCCAAAAAGAATGCCATCGGGAGCAAGCGGAGATCGTCATTCTCACCCATACCGTCCGCGAGGCCGACTGCCAACAGGCGATTGCTGAGATCCGTCAACTGCCCCAGGTGGCCGGGATCCCTGGTCTGTTCCGGGTTCTGCGCTGA
- the hemG gene encoding protoporphyrinogen oxidase translates to MSVSAPEQGYEGDLTLIPKKVVVIGAGITGLTLALRLQQGLQSSAGQGSQPVLLAESSDRVGGCISSQSKDGYRWEEGPNSFTPVPALLNLIAEVGLTDQLLLADGKLPRYVYWEKELLPVPMSPAAAIGSRLLSVGGKLRALGGLLGFVAPPPGREETVRQFFQRQLGSEVVERLVVPFTSGVFAGDADQLSALAAFYRVASLEERYGSLFAGAFLRAPRSQPDPLSPQIQPVPKRGQLGNLRQGLKQLPEAIAEKLGDTLHLGWQATHLKQNEAGYWVGFKTPEGSRWVVAQRVVLTLPAYAAAALLRELNPQASQLLSGILYPPVAVVTLAYPEEALPQPLRGFGHLIPRSQGFRTLGTIWASCLFPERAPQGYHCFLNFVGGATDVAYARQKGIPPISALSPEERAQVVHEELSQILLTRPVEPIRLGERLWPQAIPQYTLGHRQRIAQLQESLANQTPGLSVCANYLDGVALGDCVRRAEAMAQEILNGWDS, encoded by the coding sequence ATGAGTGTTTCTGCGCCTGAACAAGGGTATGAAGGGGATCTCACCCTCATCCCCAAAAAGGTGGTGGTGATCGGGGCGGGTATTACGGGCCTGACCCTGGCGCTGCGACTGCAGCAGGGGTTACAAAGCTCTGCTGGCCAAGGATCCCAGCCGGTGCTTTTGGCCGAGTCCAGCGACCGGGTGGGCGGGTGTATTTCCAGCCAAAGCAAAGATGGTTATCGCTGGGAGGAAGGCCCCAACAGCTTTACCCCCGTTCCGGCTTTGCTGAACCTGATTGCAGAGGTGGGGTTGACAGATCAACTGCTGCTGGCGGATGGCAAACTGCCTCGCTATGTCTACTGGGAGAAAGAACTGCTGCCGGTGCCCATGAGTCCTGCTGCGGCGATCGGATCGCGGTTGTTGAGCGTTGGTGGTAAACTGCGGGCTCTGGGAGGGTTGTTGGGGTTTGTCGCCCCGCCCCCGGGTCGAGAGGAAACGGTACGGCAGTTTTTCCAGCGACAACTGGGCTCGGAGGTGGTGGAGCGGCTGGTTGTACCTTTCACCTCTGGAGTTTTTGCTGGGGATGCGGATCAGCTGAGTGCCCTAGCCGCCTTTTATCGGGTTGCCAGCTTAGAGGAACGCTATGGTAGCCTTTTTGCCGGTGCTTTTCTTCGTGCTCCCCGTAGCCAACCCGACCCTCTCTCGCCCCAAATTCAACCGGTGCCCAAGCGGGGTCAGTTGGGCAACCTGCGGCAAGGGCTCAAACAACTCCCGGAAGCCATCGCCGAAAAACTGGGAGATACCCTGCACCTGGGCTGGCAGGCTACGCATCTCAAGCAGAATGAAGCCGGTTATTGGGTGGGGTTTAAGACTCCAGAGGGATCCCGTTGGGTTGTCGCTCAGCGCGTGGTGCTCACTCTGCCCGCTTATGCAGCTGCTGCCCTCCTGCGAGAGCTCAACCCCCAGGCCAGCCAGTTGCTCTCGGGCATTCTCTACCCGCCAGTGGCCGTGGTCACTTTGGCTTACCCAGAAGAGGCCTTGCCACAACCGCTAAGGGGTTTTGGTCATTTGATCCCACGCTCACAGGGCTTCCGCACGCTCGGCACCATCTGGGCTTCCTGCCTGTTCCCGGAGCGAGCCCCGCAAGGCTACCACTGCTTCCTCAACTTCGTGGGGGGGGCTACCGATGTTGCCTATGCCCGCCAGAAAGGGATCCCGCCAATTTCGGCCCTCTCTCCCGAAGAACGCGCCCAAGTTGTGCACGAAGAGCTGAGCCAAATCCTTCTGACCCGCCCCGTAGAACCCATCCGATTGGGAGAACGACTGTGGCCACAAGCGATCCCACAGTATACCCTCGGTCACCGGCAGCGGATTGCCCAGCTACAGGAGAGTCTCGCCAACCAAACCCCAGGACTATCGGTCTGTGCTAATTATTTGGATGGGGTGGCCCTAGGAGATTGTGTGCGACGTGCTGAAGCGATGGCACAGGAGATCCTGAACGGCTGGGATAGCTAA
- a CDS encoding dihydroorotase — MTLSFPSRVRLQGVRLLDPLHNRDQVTDVWLQEGCIRAVGPGIPEDVPVWDGSGWVLGPGLVDLYAYSGEPGHESRETLASLAAAALAGGFTQVGILPTTTPVLDSAEQLGRYTRQAGDPHWLPWAALTIGAKGEQPSEWAELLQTGAIGLTEDQPLRSLVLLRRAFEYLRMWNKPLMLWPWDPNLAGSGSLYEGVWALRLGLKGIPPSAETSALARILEVIRSEPTTTPVHFMRISQTRSLRLIQQAQQQGLPVTASTTWMHLLLDEQAVLEQDYNPNLHLLPPLPTASDRQALIDGIRSGSLVIATDHRPYTYEEKTVPFADAPVGAIGLELALPLLWHNLVDSGSLTALQLWSALSLDPARCLDRELLPLEPGSAADWVLFDPNPTWIVSASTLKSGSLATPWLGKPIQGRVLHTQVGKAEPTR, encoded by the coding sequence ATGACGCTGTCATTCCCCTCGCGGGTGCGATTGCAAGGGGTGCGCCTACTGGATCCGCTGCACAACCGGGATCAGGTGACCGACGTGTGGCTACAGGAGGGCTGCATCCGTGCTGTTGGCCCAGGGATCCCTGAGGATGTACCGGTATGGGATGGCTCAGGTTGGGTTCTGGGGCCGGGGCTGGTGGATCTGTATGCCTACAGTGGCGAGCCCGGGCATGAAAGCCGTGAAACCCTAGCCTCTTTGGCTGCAGCAGCCTTAGCCGGGGGCTTTACTCAAGTGGGGATTCTGCCCACCACCACTCCGGTTTTGGACAGTGCCGAGCAACTAGGGCGCTACACCCGCCAAGCTGGGGATCCCCATTGGTTACCTTGGGCAGCCCTCACGATAGGGGCAAAAGGAGAACAACCCAGTGAATGGGCAGAACTGCTCCAGACTGGGGCAATCGGTTTGACGGAAGATCAGCCGTTGCGTTCTTTGGTACTGCTGCGGCGGGCTTTCGAGTATTTGCGGATGTGGAATAAGCCCCTGATGCTTTGGCCTTGGGATCCCAATTTGGCCGGGTCGGGCAGCTTGTATGAAGGGGTTTGGGCCTTGAGACTGGGGTTAAAAGGGATCCCTCCCAGTGCCGAAACCTCTGCTTTGGCCCGGATTTTGGAGGTGATCAGGAGTGAACCCACTACAACCCCGGTTCATTTCATGCGCATTAGCCAGACCCGCAGCCTCAGGTTGATCCAGCAAGCTCAACAGCAAGGATTGCCGGTCACCGCCAGTACCACCTGGATGCACCTGCTCCTAGACGAACAAGCGGTACTGGAGCAGGATTACAACCCCAACCTGCACCTGCTGCCCCCTTTACCTACGGCGTCTGATCGCCAAGCCTTGATCGACGGGATCCGCTCTGGCAGCCTCGTCATTGCAACTGACCACCGCCCCTACACCTACGAAGAAAAAACCGTACCTTTTGCCGATGCTCCTGTTGGTGCGATTGGCCTGGAACTGGCCCTGCCCCTGCTCTGGCACAATCTGGTAGACAGCGGATCCCTGACTGCCTTGCAACTGTGGTCAGCCCTCAGCCTGGATCCAGCCCGTTGTTTAGATCGGGAGCTCCTTCCTCTCGAACCAGGCTCCGCAGCCGACTGGGTGCTTTTTGATCCCAACCCCACCTGGATCGTCTCCGCTTCCACCTTGAAGTCAGGATCCCTGGCCACCCCCTGGCTGGGGAAACCGATTCAGGGCAGGGTTCTCCACACGCAAGTGGGCAAGGCCGAACCTACTCGTTAG